Part of the Nymphalis io chromosome 8, ilAglIoxx1.1, whole genome shotgun sequence genome, TAGAGTAATTGCTAGCAGTACTTTAACTAATTAACTGAAGTGTTAATTACCTGAATATCATATTGCATGTGAAGGTTATTTATCACATACGGCTTCCTCAATTTTTCGTATTGAATTGCTTTATCGAGAGGGAAGCCTTTGGAATGAAACGATATAAGACAATCGCATATCGGCCACTCCTCCACCGgcttctataattttaaaaacttacgtCATTCAAAACTTTCCAATACGTTAAAACTCCAGCAAAAGAAGCAAACAcgatataatattcaatagttTCATGTTATACGATCAAGGAAAAATAAAGCGTATAGCGCTGTAAAATGAAAACAGTTTCATACGAGCGCAATTATTGAAcgctttaaataaattcatgcaTCACGCGCTAGAGTGCTttactatacataatataagaagATTTATAAGAAGATAGTTTTTCATTGTCAATATGTTAATAAGGAAAATCTCTTAAATCGCAATGTATAGTAGTGAAACAAAATAACACTCTTGACGAGGTGATGTCAACATACTTGATGCGAAGCTTGTAAAGCTATTTTGTTCCACTAGAGGTTAGATATTGAGCAGAACCTTTAGGATAACCTCCTCTGGGAAGACGAGCATCTTAATGAACTCGAATTCGTCCAGTCGGGTGAGGATCTCCTTCATTGGTTTCGACTGCGACTTCTTGGCCATGGCGCATACGCCGACCACCACTTTCTTGCCCCCGCCATCACTATGCGGATCTATAGACTCGCACAGATCCAACTCGCCCTGTGAAAACATAATTTgtggataatatatttaaaaaaaaaagtaatgcatCACATTTGACAATCATTCATCAATATGACCAGTACTCAGTTACTCAATTATGACGAAATCAACATATATAACAGtcattaacaaaacaatggAATCATTGTAATTTGgcgtttatttattcttttaaattgtttGTGATAAATCACACCATTGTTAATAAAGTAACAATACaaaaaagtatacatttttgtgCGAGAGACTTGTGCATAGCCAGTAGATTTTCATCAATTTctcaaaaatttattatattatgtagatgTTCAATGatcaacataaaaaataataaataactttaagttAGAAACTAATACACAAAAATAAgctcaaataaaaatgtaagcatAGTTAGATGTCTACTTTTGTGTTAATTGAAAAACCAAATAGATATTATGCTCCTTTCAGAGACTAAAAATAGTTGTATTTTCATAGCCTCCCGGGACTGCATATgtcaatgttaatattttttattattattatgtgaatttatttaaatgttttaataatattgcctCCATAATCAATATTTGAGTTGAAGTTAAATAGAAGctcataaaaaagtaaacattgTTTGGCATTGgggtttttgtatataaagctatataatacatacacatattaatttttcctaaaaaaattattttcttaagattTTCAAAACGACTAGTAATGTTTGTGATACTTAGAATATCTTAAAAACACTATTACTTGTTGAAGTGTATGGTTTAATCTTCAATTTTTATCTCCATAAATATACTGCATAAGATAAAGATGTAATATTCGGAAGTTTATCAAAACTGCCTCTTGAAACATactatgataatttaaaatccatgaatttttattttaaattgcctaaattaattaacaagaaTTGTCTAAGGTTGGTTTGAGTTGctcaaatttacttaaaatcagAACAATTTCCACAAGGCCACTAAAACTTGTACAAGGAAAATGAACAATgacatatgtaaataaacatttattttgttatgtaatcaaaaaatatattaataccaaAATTCTAGTATGTTTATCtacataatttatgttaatttacatattttatgaaaaaaaaatatatatatatggaccaaaatattgagttatatatattattatatttgtatgcaaagtttttaataatctaattataacATTACTGGCAAGGTCACCAAAATTTGATGAAAACATTAGAAGCAAGTTAAGTAATTTTGTTTGTCAATGATAAATTCAACCAAAGCTCACATCAGGTAAACATTCATCACAGTAACAGAACTCATCATCACTTTCttccttcttttttttatttctccatCTTTTTAAACGCCACCAGTCTTTAAGCCACTGCCACTCCATCACTTACAATCATAGCACTATCATAATTACACACAATTTCATGATAAGTATCATGAGTGAGCTCACAAATGATTGGTTACAAATATACATGATAACTAACACATTCTTGACACAAATTAACATGTTGTGTTACCTCACTTGTCATTGTCATTACAACTTTTATAgtcataaatatagaaaatattcagTTGCTATTAATATCCTCTGTGTTACTGATAGTAAATCAATGACCAGTGGTCTTTATAATGAGGCTATTGTTTGTTGAACTGTGGCCAATTTGTGCGTAATCAATTATTTGCTTTGAAAATCTAGCTCAGTTGATTTATCTATTCATATTGACATAGAAATATTGATTTTGcgaaaatatgtgtatttagttattattctGTAGGAAATAGTATATGTTTTCCTAATATGCGCAATGCACTACGTTGTAATGGATGCTACGTGTCCAATTTAGTGGTTTTCGGTCAATACAGCTTTTTTatatggaaaaatatattttgatcgcGCAGAATTTATAGCTCGACGTAAAGAATTGAACAAAAACTCGTAATACAAAAATCTAGGAATGGATATAAAAGCGTCAAGCCTACTTTTTACTTACAGGAGGTCTTATTGGGACGAGATTACCGTCATCGCCGACATAAAATTGTGGCTGATGAGCAGCTTGACGCAACCCTTGATATCCATGTTCAAGCTCAGTATATGACATTACCTACATAgatgcataaaaaatatttatttaaggtggACATAAATAGTATGTGTCtctgtaacaaaatttaaatacaaagagTTTTCAAAAATCATGCAAATAACAATAAGGTACACTTTGACAAGGTGATTGTGTCACAGATTAAAGCTTTTTATGAGACTTTTTTGTGTCAcagtggtaatttttttttaatttcattattgacaTTGATTGtggttaaagttttttaaatacccACCtactttacatattatatagaaaaagatttatttagtACTATATAccattttacatttaacaaaaaatatatttaaactcatttgcaaaatattaatatataagatttgttagacaagattatattatacaatgaaaaaataccTAAGACTTAGTTAAGAGTTAATTATCGTTGGTgttcatacataaatataattgtacataattattacgtgttttttttatattttttacgtatcACACGTATACGTATGCGATTTTTATTATGGTAGCTCCGAATTATTGGGTCaactcataattatttaaattacctactaaagtcttaaataaatacaaataaatgccagaaaagaacaaaaaaaatttaataaaaatagaaaatagttacctactgtacaaatcgtgaccgcgttgTTGTTGTTGGCAAAAATACTACATTTCATTTGTCATATGTCATCTATGAAATAGGTTGacgaaatatattatcaatataatatctaaaatttatattagatacATTCATACTTCTATCAAACaatgtttgattttaaataaatattaagaagttattattgattttatttctataatatggATATAACTACAGTGTCTTATAACAAAGTAAAATCAAACTTATTTTGGgagtcaattaatatattaataaaaaaacctcaTGTAGTCAATAAAAGATTATGGGGATGcactattttaaaaagatattatgTTCGAGACAATAATATTTCTTGGGAAAATGAATTGAAACATTATCAATTAGATACCGTCAACAAAAAGCAATTTTTAGATGATATCCTCAAAAAGAAACATGTCAAAATAGTTGAAGAAAGTGAAACtgaaaatgaaattttgttagTGGAACTTCTTCCGAAAAGCTACCTTGAATCGCAtgcatttcaaataatttgtaaaaataaatctgtaacacAAGTAAGATTTTTTGATGTGACTCCTGTGGTCATTGAACAAAACCTATGTCCAACATTTTCTTATAGCTTTTCGTTACAAGATGgtgatgttatattaaatactttttctgGTTAGTcatatatttacttgttttactgatgctatttacataaaaaacatacaacggtatatatttttgtttttatagataatataacaaAGTCTCACCAATGGTTAAAAAATACTGTCTTACCTCAAGTCCTAAAGTGGTGTGATGAAATGTCTAGTAAGCAAGTTCAAATATGCAATGAATCTTTAGCATTAGTGCCAAttgaagaatattatataaaatataatgacctTAAGTTGAGATATGGTAAAGAGATGGTTAAGgtacacattattatatataatttcacttttttatctatatatatttaaataaattactttttatttcagatttGGCCAGAATGTACAGATCCAACAAAGTTTGTGTATGAAGACATTGCTATTGCTACCTACTTGTTACTCCTGTGGAAGAAAGATAATAAACTACAATCATTTGTAGATATTGGATGTGGGAATGGTTTgcttgtttatattttgaatatggaGGGACATACTGGATATGGGGTTGACATTAGGAAGAGAAAAATATGGGACTTATATCCCAATAACATTAAGTTAAAAGTAGgtctaatttaaaataggaTTTATCTTAGTGTTCACTTAAAGtgcatgtaatttttaaatattttttataggaaaCAACAGTAACTCCATCAAATATGCATATCTTTTCTGACGTTGATTGGATTATAGGAAATCATTCTGATGAACTTACACCATGGATACCAGTTATTGCTACACAAAATTCCTACAAATCTAAATTTTTCCTGCTACCATGTTGTGCATACAATTTTGATGGTACAAAATATCAAAGGCAAAATTCATCTAAAAGCCAATACACTGAATATTTGGAATATGTGAGACAATTATGTGATAGTTGTGGTTTTAAAACCGAAATAGACAGGTTGAAAATTCCAAGCACGAAGAGAATATGCTATATTGGTATGACAAGAACCTACAAGGAAAGTGAACATGGCAAGCATGTTGCTTGTGTTCAAGATATGATAAGTTATCAAATAGGATTAAGTATGAACAATGATATTGACCAAGATATTGAAACAAAGGAATTTAAAACTAGAGATCCCATTGAAAGAGTAAGAAATtgcacaaaattaaataaaaatattatagagtctataataaattgtatttcaaattatttgctTGGTGGATGCAATATAAAGTCAAATTGGTCAAACGGTAAAAATGTTGCTATTCATGAACTTATACAACTTCTACCACCTGAtaaattaaaagctttaaaatcAGAATGTGGTGGCTTACAAactttgttaagaaataatcacCACATATTTGAAGTCAGAAATGGGTTTGTAAATTTAAGGTATCCTAGAACAATAAATGAGGTAAAAAATAATGCTaggagtaaaaaaaatattgacagctTAAAAGTGCAAAGAAAACCATGttggttttttaataatcaCCCACAAGGCTGTCCATTAGACAGCTCAGTTTGTAGTTTCCTGCACGAcaaaacaatatgaaaataccatTAACTAAATGTtaagtgtaaatttttattgacaaaatgatataaaaattaacattatgaaataataaaaaaaaaatgtacctaaaagttttattatcatttaaatgccaaaacaaataaaaaaaatatataatgtcttAAAAACTCTAgtaatagattaattaatattgccCTCTGCCATTAAAATATCACAATGTGATAATGCttacaaaattacattataattataaacagttaTGTAATTGTTTCATCTCATGAGTCAACTtcaaaaaacttatttagttCACTTAAGTTTCTCTCATCAACTAACTTTGCTACATCATGTTCTCCCATGAAAGAACACACCATCCTTAAAGTGGTCCAAATTGTTGAAGAACTGGTATCAGCAGTTGATGCATTTGGATGCATACTTTTTGCCTTGTACTGCTGATTTAAAGCTACTAAAAAGTGTTCTGCGGCCTGTTTATGAGCACCTAAATTCATACATGTTATGCCAACATTATATCTAGCTCGTATGAATCCAGGTTCTAAGTTTAAAGCTTCATGGTATGCTTCAACTGCTTCTTCTGATCTGTCACTATTAGCTAGTGTAGCACCAAGTCTATTCCAAAGTTTAGCATTATCTGATGCTACCATAATCGCTGCTTTAAAACAATCTACAGCTTTGTCATACTGTtggttaatgttaaaaataacacCTAGAGCATTCTGAACATCCGGATCAATCTGTGCAGGGTTCATTTGTGCAGCTTTTAGATATAATGATGTTACATATGATTCTAATTCTTTCAAATTCATTTTCTGGGGATTTATATCTTGAGGAAACATGTCGCTGTACTTAGGACTGGCTTTCAACCAATCTAATAATGTTAAGTATGCATATTTACccatattttcatttgtataagCTGCTGCTAATGTTATGTAACCCTCTAGTTGTCTTGGATCTAACTCTAAAGATTTCTTCAAGGCAGTTATTGCTAGAGGATCTTGTTCATTTTCTGCTTGTGTTGTACCCAAAAGGAACCATACTTCAGCCGAATCAGGTTGTTGTTGTGCAGCTGCTTCAAAGCATAGAACAGCACCTGGTATATCACCCATCCTTAATTTTTCTTTACCTATTTCTAAAGCACTTTTGTTCTCCAACATAACATTTCCTTCTGTAAAAGAATACTCCTTAGGTATCCCATTAGCAAATTCACTATTCCAATCATCATTTACATCACTTAGTTTAGCCCATTCATCTTTGAATTTTTCAGCCATTTCCTCCACTATTTCATCTTTACTCATTTGTTTTTGTCCCCCTTCTACTGTCTCGCCTAGGTTTAATTCGCCTGCACTAATTCTTTTCATAAATGACATAAACTGATTATAAGCAAGTTCATCATCTTCTTGCACACTACTAACAAATTCTTGAGCTTTTGCTTTAACATCATTATCTGATACTTTTTGCAAATCTGCTTCATTTACATATTGGATTTGGACATTTGAAGATTGTTGAGGTTGCAACAAAGGTTGATACGGTATATTAAATGGTAGCATTGGTGCACTCATGAATGAAGTGGAAGGGCCAGCTAGCCATGGACCTGATCTCTGTGTATGTATATTAGACATTTTACTTGTTGAAGGCAATTGCACAGTTTTCGAGTTATTAGTTTTCTCCACCTCAGGCATATTATTAAGCAAAGCATTCATATTAAAAGTTTGAGGCCCCTGAGTATTCTGAGCCATGAATTCATTAACAAACCTGTCTGCTTGTGACAAGTTTTGTGTGATTGAAGCATCAcggtttacaatattagtaagcTGGACAAGGGCATTATTGCCTCCACAGTCTCCTCCAACTAGTTTGTTTAACGACatgttaaaaacttatttttttatttctcagaCACAATAATAACTTTTCACAGAATAAAACGTCAAAGTTTGTTTAAAGTACAAAGGTCACATATCAACTAAAGCTAAAACGTAGTGATTGTGTACTCTTTCGCTGGATTATTTCATTTTCCTGCAAAATGAAATACTGTTGATAAGACaagtcataatataattattatgcttataaaaatattatgtcaatTGCCAAGTACCCTGCGTCAATGTCAGTGACGTAATGTCAAAACTCAGTTCAcactttgaatatatttttttaatttatttacaataaggccttaattagtatataaaaatgaaaattaaaagtagcCGTAGCTTTTTAATTGACTATTTGAATGAAAAGATCTGAAATAGTTCATTTGCCTTATTaggtatgttattatttataattgaaaaatcttTATAcgtaatataagaattataatgcG contains:
- the LOC126770254 gene encoding probable tRNA (uracil-O(2)-)-methyltransferase isoform X2, with translation MDITTVSYNKVKSNLFWESINILIKKPHVVNKRLWGCTILKRYYVRDNNISWENELKHYQLDTVNKKQFLDDILKKKHVKIVEESETENEILLVELLPKSYLESHAFQIICKNKSVTQVRFFDVTPVVIEQNLCPTFSYSFSLQDGDVILNTFSDNITKSHQWLKNTVLPQVLKWCDEMSSKQVQICNESLALVPIEEYYIKYNDLKLRYGKEMVKIWPECTDPTKFVYEDIAIATYLLLLWKKDNKLQSFVDIGCGNGNNSNSIKYAYLF
- the LOC126770254 gene encoding probable tRNA (uracil-O(2)-)-methyltransferase isoform X1, whose translation is MDITTVSYNKVKSNLFWESINILIKKPHVVNKRLWGCTILKRYYVRDNNISWENELKHYQLDTVNKKQFLDDILKKKHVKIVEESETENEILLVELLPKSYLESHAFQIICKNKSVTQVRFFDVTPVVIEQNLCPTFSYSFSLQDGDVILNTFSDNITKSHQWLKNTVLPQVLKWCDEMSSKQVQICNESLALVPIEEYYIKYNDLKLRYGKEMVKIWPECTDPTKFVYEDIAIATYLLLLWKKDNKLQSFVDIGCGNGLLVYILNMEGHTGYGVDIRKRKIWDLYPNNIKLKETTVTPSNMHIFSDVDWIIGNHSDELTPWIPVIATQNSYKSKFFLLPCCAYNFDGTKYQRQNSSKSQYTEYLEYVRQLCDSCGFKTEIDRLKIPSTKRICYIGMTRTYKESEHGKHVACVQDMISYQIGLSMNNDIDQDIETKEFKTRDPIERVRNCTKLNKNIIESIINCISNYLLGGCNIKSNWSNGKNVAIHELIQLLPPDKLKALKSECGGLQTLLRNNHHIFEVRNGFVNLRYPRTINEVKNNARSKKNIDSLKVQRKPCWFFNNHPQGCPLDSSVCSFLHDKTI
- the LOC126770255 gene encoding peroxisomal targeting signal 1 receptor, whose product is MSLNKLVGGDCGGNNALVQLTNIVNRDASITQNLSQADRFVNEFMAQNTQGPQTFNMNALLNNMPEVEKTNNSKTVQLPSTSKMSNIHTQRSGPWLAGPSTSFMSAPMLPFNIPYQPLLQPQQSSNVQIQYVNEADLQKVSDNDVKAKAQEFVSSVQEDDELAYNQFMSFMKRISAGELNLGETVEGGQKQMSKDEIVEEMAEKFKDEWAKLSDVNDDWNSEFANGIPKEYSFTEGNVMLENKSALEIGKEKLRMGDIPGAVLCFEAAAQQQPDSAEVWFLLGTTQAENEQDPLAITALKKSLELDPRQLEGYITLAAAYTNENMGKYAYLTLLDWLKASPKYSDMFPQDINPQKMNLKELESYVTSLYLKAAQMNPAQIDPDVQNALGVIFNINQQYDKAVDCFKAAIMVASDNAKLWNRLGATLANSDRSEEAVEAYHEALNLEPGFIRARYNVGITCMNLGAHKQAAEHFLVALNQQYKAKSMHPNASTADTSSSTIWTTLRMVCSFMGEHDVAKLVDERNLSELNKFFEVDS